Proteins from a genomic interval of Chanos chanos chromosome 3, fChaCha1.1, whole genome shotgun sequence:
- the LOC115807690 gene encoding UDP-glucuronosyltransferase 2C1 isoform X2, giving the protein MQTSRGQCCVLVLAGVFLLSTPYHAVQAGKILVFPVDGSHWVNMNLLIQGLHARGHQITVVRTASSWYVKENSPYYDSITVTLPEPINIEDEEFFVSFLSKMLEIQRSGASLLAFIKFYWEMMTGLSNMHRQASQLVVEIFENQALMEQIQKAHYDLVLTDPGLPAGVLVAHKMKLPTVFNVRWITSGEGHFVIAPSPVSYVPTSGCAVSDKMTFLERAKNMFHYLLNMCIDHFVVSPHYDQLAKRYFGPDANFYHMLQGTDLWLMRVDFVFEFPRLTMPNVVYIGGFQCKPSKPLPPELEDFVQGSGDDGVILMSLGTLVKGLPIEITSEIAAAFAQLPQRVIWRHPGERPHNLGNNTLLVKWMPQNDLLGHPKTRAFVAHGGTNGIYESIYHGVPVLGLPLLFDQFENVLRLEVRGAAKVLDVTKLNSQRFLEALRELLHEPSYRENMQRLSRLHRDKPVHPMDSALYWIEFVMRHKGAAHLRTESYKMPWYSYHSLDVMAFLLAIVSILGAIVVATVRFMFLRLCRNRKSKLE; this is encoded by the coding sequence ATGCAAACTTCACGGGGCCAATGCTGTGTCCTGGTCCTGGCCggtgtttttcttctctctacCCCATACCATGCTGTCCAGGCTGGAAAAATCCTTGTCTTTCCTGTAGATGGCAGCCATTGGGTCAACATGAACCTCCTTATTCAGGGACTTCACGCCCGTGGTCACCAGATCACCGTGGTGAGGACCGCAAGCAGCTGGTATGTCAAAGAGAACTCGCCATACTATGATTCTATCACTGTGACTCTACCGGAACCCATTAACATCGAGGACGAAGAGTTCTTCGTGTCCTTCCTCAGCAAGATGTTGGAGATCCAGCGGAGTGGGGCATCACTGCTGGCTTTTATAAAGTTCTACTGGGAGATGATGACAGGGTTGTCCAACATGCATCGGCAGGCAAGCCAGCTAGTGGTGGAAATATTTGAGAATCAGGCACTGATGGAGCAGATCCAGAAAGCCCATTATGACCTGGTACTGACGGACCCTGGGCTTCCTGCAGGGGTTCTGGTGGCCCATAAGATGAAACTGCCCACTGTGTTTAACGTGCGATGGATCACCAGTGGAGAAGGTCATTTTGTGATTGCTCCTTCACCTGTCTCCTATGTCCCTACGTCTGGGTGTGCAGTGTCAGACAAGATGACCTTCCTTGAACGAGCCAAGAACATGTTCCACTATCTTCTGAACATGTGCATTGACCATTTTGTGGTCAGCCCACATTATGATCAACTGGCAAAACGTTACTTTGGTCCAGACGCAAATTTCTACCATATGCTTCAGGGCACAGACCTCTGGTTGATGCGAgtggattttgtttttgagtttccGCGCCTAACCATGCCCAACGTTGTATACATTGGTGGCTTCCAGTGTAAACCTTCCAAACCCTTACCGCCTGAGCTGGAGGACTTTGTCCAGGGGTCAGGAGATGACGGGGTCATTCTCATGTCTCTAGGAACTCTTGTCAAAGGACTTCCCATCGAAATCACCTCAGAGATAGCTGCCGCATTTGCTCAGCTTCCGCAAAGGGTCATTTGGAGACATCCAGGAGAACGGCCCCACAACCTGGGCAACAACACACTCTTAGTGAAATGGATGCCCCAGAACGACCTGTTGGGCCACCCTAAGACCCGAGCATTTGTTGCTCATGGTGGTACGAACGGGATTTACGAGTCCATATATCATGGAGTTCCAGTGTTAGGGCTGCCGTTATTATTTGACCAGTTTGAGAATGTCCTTCGTCTGGAGGTCCGAGGAGCAGCCAAAGTGCTTGACGTCACCAAACTCAACAGCCAGCGCTTTCTAGAAGCATTAAGAGAGCTCCTGCATGAGCCGTCGTACCGAGAAAATATGCAGAGGCTCTCCAGACTGCACCGCGACAAGCCGGTGCACCCTATGGACAGCGCACTGTACTGGATAGAGTTTGTTATGCGCCACAAGGGGGCAGCACATTTACGCACCGAGTCTTACAAGATGCCCTGGTACTCTTACCACTCTCTAGATGTGATGGCCTTCCTGCTGGCCATTGTGTCGATACTAGGGGCTATTGTAGTGGCCACCGTCCGCTTTATGTTTCTCAGACTGTGCAGAAACCGCAAATCCAAACTGGAATGA
- the LOC115808801 gene encoding endonuclease domain-containing 1 protein-like, which yields MTYQRCISVTLLVVGAWCGFSSGDVGDFSPCLKFFYQGWPPKGIAGTPICQRYENQYRFATLYGRSRRSPWFSAYVFSRPEGKRPRGHWKYEPQLAYPTAGGNMAYFPKSKLDPNVAESQAVPQDYSNSSYTRGHLNPSLHHQDRTDRKATFTLTNVAPQREGSNDGPWATFESQVNKTLSEYCKGVAYVVTGVIPYLKERWIKQRRVAIPEYYWSAYCCPSYSQSLPESLSKRFPTLAAIGRNDPNSTEEIVPVDRSKKKPFLGYDVRPMSLQTLEMYLTKRYGTNFSVFYEQCSGS from the exons ATGACTTATCAGCGGTGCATCTCCGTCACTTTGCTGGTTGTCGGAGCTTGGTGCGGGTTCAGCAGTGGTGACGTGGGGGACTTCAGTCCTTGTTTGAAGTTCTTTTACCAAGGCTGGCCGCCAAAAGGTATTGCAGGAACCCCAATCTGCCAAAGGTACGAGAACCAGTATCGGTTTGCCACCTTGTACGGTCGCTCGCGTCGCTCACCTTGGTTCTCCGCCTATGTATTTTCTCGACCGGAAGGAAAGCGACCGAGAGGACACTGGAAGTATGAGCCACAG CTGGCATACCCCACAGCCGGTGGCAACATGGCCTATTTCCCTAAAAGCAAACTGGACCCCAACGTGGCGGAAAGCCAGGCAGTGCCACAAGACTACTCCAACTCCAGCTACACTCGCGGGCACCTCAACCCCAGCCTTCACCACCAGGATAGGACCGACCGAAAGGCCACCTTCACCCTGACCAACGTGGCACCGCAGAGGGAGGGTTCCAACGATGGCCCCTGGGCGACTTTTGAGAGTCAGGTTAACAAGACCCTGTCCGAGTACTGCAAGGGGGTCGCCTACGTGGTCACGGGTGTGATTCCCTACCTGAAGGAGCGCTGGATTAAACAGAGGCGCGTGGCCATACCGGAGTATTACTGGTCGGCTTACTGTTGCCCCAGTTACAGCCAGAGCCTTCCAGAGAGCCTGAGTAAAAGGTTTCCCACGTTAGCTGCCATCGGGAGGAACGACCCGAACAGCACAGAGGAGATCGTGCCGGTGGACCGGAGCAAGAAGAAGCCTTTTCTCGGCTATGACGTGCGGCCCATGTCCCTACAGACGCTGGAAATGTACCTAACAAAGAGATACGGCACCAACTTCAGTGTGTTCTATGAGCAGTGCTCTGGGTCATGA
- the LOC115807690 gene encoding UDP-glucuronosyltransferase 2C1 isoform X1, producing MLKADSKKTRFIVPGRCVMNVTPLILRIVAMQTSRGQCCVLVLAGVFLLSTPYHAVQAGKILVFPVDGSHWVNMNLLIQGLHARGHQITVVRTASSWYVKENSPYYDSITVTLPEPINIEDEEFFVSFLSKMLEIQRSGASLLAFIKFYWEMMTGLSNMHRQASQLVVEIFENQALMEQIQKAHYDLVLTDPGLPAGVLVAHKMKLPTVFNVRWITSGEGHFVIAPSPVSYVPTSGCAVSDKMTFLERAKNMFHYLLNMCIDHFVVSPHYDQLAKRYFGPDANFYHMLQGTDLWLMRVDFVFEFPRLTMPNVVYIGGFQCKPSKPLPPELEDFVQGSGDDGVILMSLGTLVKGLPIEITSEIAAAFAQLPQRVIWRHPGERPHNLGNNTLLVKWMPQNDLLGHPKTRAFVAHGGTNGIYESIYHGVPVLGLPLLFDQFENVLRLEVRGAAKVLDVTKLNSQRFLEALRELLHEPSYRENMQRLSRLHRDKPVHPMDSALYWIEFVMRHKGAAHLRTESYKMPWYSYHSLDVMAFLLAIVSILGAIVVATVRFMFLRLCRNRKSKLE from the exons ATGCTAAAAGCAGACAGTAAGAAGACGCGGTTCATTGTGCCAGGACGGTGTGTAATGAATGTGACTCCTCTGATTCTGAG AATAGTGGCCATGCAAACTTCACGGGGCCAATGCTGTGTCCTGGTCCTGGCCggtgtttttcttctctctacCCCATACCATGCTGTCCAGGCTGGAAAAATCCTTGTCTTTCCTGTAGATGGCAGCCATTGGGTCAACATGAACCTCCTTATTCAGGGACTTCACGCCCGTGGTCACCAGATCACCGTGGTGAGGACCGCAAGCAGCTGGTATGTCAAAGAGAACTCGCCATACTATGATTCTATCACTGTGACTCTACCGGAACCCATTAACATCGAGGACGAAGAGTTCTTCGTGTCCTTCCTCAGCAAGATGTTGGAGATCCAGCGGAGTGGGGCATCACTGCTGGCTTTTATAAAGTTCTACTGGGAGATGATGACAGGGTTGTCCAACATGCATCGGCAGGCAAGCCAGCTAGTGGTGGAAATATTTGAGAATCAGGCACTGATGGAGCAGATCCAGAAAGCCCATTATGACCTGGTACTGACGGACCCTGGGCTTCCTGCAGGGGTTCTGGTGGCCCATAAGATGAAACTGCCCACTGTGTTTAACGTGCGATGGATCACCAGTGGAGAAGGTCATTTTGTGATTGCTCCTTCACCTGTCTCCTATGTCCCTACGTCTGGGTGTGCAGTGTCAGACAAGATGACCTTCCTTGAACGAGCCAAGAACATGTTCCACTATCTTCTGAACATGTGCATTGACCATTTTGTGGTCAGCCCACATTATGATCAACTGGCAAAACGTTACTTTGGTCCAGACGCAAATTTCTACCATATGCTTCAGGGCACAGACCTCTGGTTGATGCGAgtggattttgtttttgagtttccGCGCCTAACCATGCCCAACGTTGTATACATTGGTGGCTTCCAGTGTAAACCTTCCAAACCCTTACCGCCTGAGCTGGAGGACTTTGTCCAGGGGTCAGGAGATGACGGGGTCATTCTCATGTCTCTAGGAACTCTTGTCAAAGGACTTCCCATCGAAATCACCTCAGAGATAGCTGCCGCATTTGCTCAGCTTCCGCAAAGGGTCATTTGGAGACATCCAGGAGAACGGCCCCACAACCTGGGCAACAACACACTCTTAGTGAAATGGATGCCCCAGAACGACCTGTTGGGCCACCCTAAGACCCGAGCATTTGTTGCTCATGGTGGTACGAACGGGATTTACGAGTCCATATATCATGGAGTTCCAGTGTTAGGGCTGCCGTTATTATTTGACCAGTTTGAGAATGTCCTTCGTCTGGAGGTCCGAGGAGCAGCCAAAGTGCTTGACGTCACCAAACTCAACAGCCAGCGCTTTCTAGAAGCATTAAGAGAGCTCCTGCATGAGCCGTCGTACCGAGAAAATATGCAGAGGCTCTCCAGACTGCACCGCGACAAGCCGGTGCACCCTATGGACAGCGCACTGTACTGGATAGAGTTTGTTATGCGCCACAAGGGGGCAGCACATTTACGCACCGAGTCTTACAAGATGCCCTGGTACTCTTACCACTCTCTAGATGTGATGGCCTTCCTGCTGGCCATTGTGTCGATACTAGGGGCTATTGTAGTGGCCACCGTCCGCTTTATGTTTCTCAGACTGTGCAGAAACCGCAAATCCAAACTGGAATGA